In Gemmatimonadota bacterium, one DNA window encodes the following:
- a CDS encoding ABC transporter permease, with product MPFFEAVRLALQTIRVQKLKSFFTLIGVMIGVMFLIAVVSIVEGMSDYVENDFAAKIIGVNTFDVRQRPNFTPNQTEEEWRASLRNPRIYETDVDLVRETLPDGFRVAVVNQTFINAVTPGIRPRSVQAIATEASYFDIKKFEITNGRAFAAQEVETGARVVVVGSEVASYYWDGLDPVGRTLRIGGQPYTVIGVIAEQGSVFGFSMDRMAIAPYTSPLSRAIRPRGDFGTITVQAPDRAQLDIGMEMVHEAMRGFRRLGPAEKDNFAIETSDAALSFFDELKGKLILFGTALPAIGLVVGALVIMNIMLVAVAERTREIGVRKALGARRQDIIAQFLVEAATLSVLGAAIGAGLGVGLAMLIAAVTPLPASVAPWSLVFALVVGAGVGIVAGIYPASRASRLDPIAALRQE from the coding sequence TTGCCCTTCTTCGAAGCCGTCCGCCTCGCCCTCCAGACCATCAGGGTGCAGAAGCTCAAGAGCTTCTTCACCCTGATCGGCGTGATGATCGGCGTGATGTTCCTCATCGCCGTCGTCTCGATCGTCGAAGGGATGAGCGACTACGTCGAGAACGACTTCGCCGCGAAGATCATCGGCGTGAACACCTTCGACGTCCGCCAGCGCCCGAACTTCACGCCGAACCAGACCGAGGAGGAATGGCGCGCCTCGCTCCGGAACCCGCGGATCTACGAGACGGACGTCGACCTGGTGCGCGAGACGCTGCCGGACGGGTTCCGGGTCGCCGTGGTGAACCAGACGTTCATCAACGCCGTCACGCCGGGCATCCGCCCGCGGTCGGTGCAGGCGATCGCGACCGAGGCGTCGTACTTCGACATCAAGAAGTTCGAGATCACCAACGGCCGTGCCTTCGCCGCCCAGGAGGTGGAGACCGGCGCGCGCGTCGTGGTCGTCGGCTCCGAGGTGGCGAGCTACTACTGGGACGGGCTCGACCCGGTCGGGCGCACACTCCGCATCGGCGGCCAGCCGTACACGGTCATCGGCGTGATCGCCGAGCAAGGGTCGGTGTTCGGCTTCTCGATGGACCGGATGGCGATCGCGCCCTACACGTCGCCGCTCAGCCGGGCGATCCGGCCGCGCGGCGACTTCGGCACGATCACGGTGCAGGCCCCCGACCGCGCGCAGCTCGACATCGGGATGGAGATGGTGCACGAGGCGATGCGCGGCTTCCGCCGCCTCGGGCCGGCCGAGAAGGACAACTTCGCGATCGAGACCTCCGACGCGGCGCTCAGCTTCTTCGACGAGCTCAAGGGGAAGCTGATCCTCTTCGGGACGGCGCTGCCGGCCATCGGGCTGGTGGTGGGGGCGCTCGTGATCATGAACATCATGCTCGTCGCGGTGGCCGAGCGCACGCGCGAGATCGGCGTCCGGAAGGCGCTCGGCGCGCGCCGGCAGGACATCATCGCGCAGTTCCTCGTCGAGGCAGCGACGCTCTCGGTGCTCGGCGCGGCGATCGGCGCGGGGCTGGGCGTCGGCCTGGCGATGCTCATCGCCGCCGTGACGCCGCTCCCGGCGTCGGTCGCGCCCTGGTCCCTCGTCTTCGCGCTCGTGGTGGGCGCGGGCGTCGGGATCGTCGCCGGCATCTACCCCGCGAGTCGCGCATCGCGCCTCGACCCGATCGCCGCATTGCGGCAGGAATGA
- a CDS encoding ABC transporter permease, translating into MRLWDRFLMTLEGAYIALDSLRANKVRAALTISGVAVGVFVVVAMGATVHGIRQSFQQDMDEFGTSTFQVRRSNPGFNNCNPTNENCPERRFPGITLAEWKAVQRLPEVDHAMAWLFGASTVTYFDRVVKGVGYDAQSTEWIYTDQADIFPGRTFTAAEHDAAAQVTLVNKKLAEDLFGDSDPIGKEIDLGGTRFQVIGVFDTKAGFLKSLDGRGPDTPRMIIPMMTAYRRLDVWRRSMMLMVKPKPDVPRDAAMDAVTATLRGMRGLRPREINSFFLVGQDKMMETFDSLFGAIFMVGLGLSAVGLMVGGVGVVAIMMISVTERTREIGVRKALGATRGTILWQFLVEAMTLTSLGAGIGLLVGAGLAWIIRSTTPVPASVPFSAVVLSLLGAVLTGVVFGMLPATRASKLDPVEALRHE; encoded by the coding sequence ATGCGCCTCTGGGATAGGTTCCTCATGACGCTCGAGGGCGCGTACATCGCCCTCGACTCGCTGCGCGCCAACAAGGTCCGCGCCGCCCTGACCATCTCCGGCGTCGCGGTCGGCGTGTTCGTGGTCGTCGCGATGGGCGCGACGGTGCACGGGATCCGCCAGTCGTTCCAGCAGGACATGGACGAGTTCGGGACGTCGACCTTCCAGGTGCGCCGCTCGAACCCCGGCTTCAACAACTGCAATCCGACGAACGAGAACTGCCCCGAGCGCCGCTTCCCCGGGATCACGCTCGCGGAGTGGAAGGCGGTCCAGCGCCTGCCCGAAGTGGACCACGCGATGGCGTGGCTCTTCGGCGCGAGCACCGTGACCTATTTCGACCGCGTGGTGAAGGGCGTCGGCTACGACGCCCAGAGCACCGAGTGGATCTACACCGATCAGGCCGACATCTTCCCTGGCCGCACCTTCACCGCGGCGGAACATGACGCAGCGGCGCAGGTGACGCTGGTGAACAAGAAGCTGGCCGAGGACCTCTTCGGCGACTCCGACCCGATCGGCAAGGAGATCGACCTCGGCGGGACCCGCTTCCAGGTGATCGGCGTCTTCGACACGAAGGCGGGCTTCCTCAAGTCGCTCGATGGCCGCGGGCCGGACACCCCGCGGATGATCATCCCGATGATGACCGCCTATCGCCGGCTGGACGTCTGGCGGCGTTCGATGATGCTGATGGTGAAGCCGAAGCCCGACGTGCCGCGCGACGCGGCGATGGACGCCGTGACGGCGACGCTGCGCGGGATGCGCGGCCTCCGGCCGCGCGAGATCAACAGCTTCTTCCTCGTCGGGCAGGACAAGATGATGGAGACCTTCGACTCCCTCTTCGGCGCGATCTTCATGGTCGGCCTCGGGCTCTCGGCGGTCGGCCTCATGGTCGGCGGCGTGGGGGTGGTGGCGATCATGATGATCTCGGTCACCGAGCGGACGCGGGAGATCGGGGTGCGGAAGGCGCTCGGCGCGACCCGCGGGACGATCCTCTGGCAGTTCCTCGTGGAAGCGATGACGCTGACGAGCCTCGGCGCGGGGATCGGCCTGCTGGTCGGCGCGGGACTGGCCTGGATCATCCGGTCGACCACGCCCGTCCCGGCATCGGTGCCGTTCAGCGCCGTGGTGCTCTCCCTCCTCGGCGCCGTGCTGACCGGGGTGGTGTTCGGGATGCTGCCTGCCACGCGCGCGTCCAAGCTCGACCCCGTCGAGGCCTTGCGGCACGAGTAG
- a CDS encoding ABC transporter permease: protein MRTSDVLGIAFAQIRGNPLRSFFTLLGIIVSVAFLVAVVAIIQGMNAYVKENIADAMVGANTFQVRRTPIQVGMIDDELMSRIRRRPRISEADAATVKAAFPDAVAVSRQSGWPTPMTEVQWRGRAVGSIMVFGITPDYQVVQDYRVMKGRALSDVDVTQRMPVVVLGAEVAEKLFESVDPIGQEVRVAGERMTVIGVNETKGRVLGQSFDAYALLPITRFEMRYGRRLTTTVSVKVADSSDVATMMGRAEEAMRVAHGLRPTQENDFSVETADALVNFWKQLTAVLFAVIPAVVAIGVVVGGIVIMNIMLMAVNERTREIGIRKAVGARARDIERQFLAETIMLSALGGLIGVLSGWAFAFLISVVSPLPARISWWSVGLALALGAGIGVIFGVYPARRAARLDPITAMRSE, encoded by the coding sequence GTGCGCACCTCCGACGTCCTCGGCATCGCCTTCGCGCAGATCCGTGGCAACCCGCTGCGGAGCTTCTTCACGCTCCTCGGGATCATCGTCTCGGTCGCGTTCCTCGTCGCGGTCGTGGCGATCATCCAGGGGATGAACGCGTACGTGAAGGAGAACATCGCCGACGCGATGGTCGGCGCGAACACCTTCCAGGTCCGCCGCACCCCCATCCAGGTGGGGATGATCGACGACGAGCTCATGTCGCGCATCCGGCGGCGGCCGCGCATCTCGGAGGCGGATGCCGCGACCGTGAAGGCCGCCTTCCCCGACGCCGTCGCCGTCTCGCGCCAGTCCGGCTGGCCCACACCGATGACCGAGGTCCAGTGGCGCGGGCGCGCGGTCGGCTCGATCATGGTCTTCGGGATTACGCCGGACTACCAGGTCGTGCAGGACTATCGCGTCATGAAGGGCCGTGCGCTCTCCGACGTGGACGTCACGCAGCGGATGCCGGTGGTGGTGCTGGGGGCGGAAGTCGCGGAGAAGCTCTTCGAGTCGGTGGACCCGATCGGGCAGGAGGTGCGCGTCGCCGGCGAGCGCATGACGGTGATCGGCGTCAACGAGACCAAGGGTCGCGTGCTCGGCCAGTCGTTCGACGCCTACGCGCTGCTCCCGATCACGCGCTTCGAGATGCGCTACGGGCGCCGTCTCACGACGACGGTCTCGGTGAAGGTGGCCGACAGCTCGGACGTCGCGACGATGATGGGGCGGGCCGAGGAGGCGATGCGCGTCGCGCACGGGCTGCGGCCGACGCAGGAGAACGACTTCTCGGTCGAGACCGCCGACGCGCTCGTGAACTTCTGGAAGCAGCTCACGGCGGTCCTCTTCGCGGTGATCCCCGCGGTCGTGGCGATCGGCGTCGTGGTGGGCGGCATCGTGATCATGAACATCATGCTCATGGCGGTGAACGAACGCACGCGCGAGATCGGCATCCGGAAGGCGGTCGGCGCGCGCGCGCGCGACATCGAGCGGCAGTTCCTCGCCGAGACGATCATGCTCTCGGCGCTCGGCGGCTTGATCGGCGTGCTCTCCGGGTGGGCGTTCGCCTTCTTGATCTCGGTGGTGTCGCCGTTGCCGGCGCGGATCAGCTGGTGGTCGGTGGGGCTGGCGCTCGCGCTGGGCGCCGGGATCGGCGTGATCTTCGGCGTCTACCCGGCGCGGCGCGCGGCGCGGCTGGACCCGATCACCGCCATGCGGTCGGAGTGA
- a CDS encoding ABC transporter permease, with product MKLLGVLDQYKENLRIAMDTLRVSKLRSALTILGVVIGVATVMTMASLVEGLRSQIIRTVEIAGPTTFYVLKAYSSTPVNPQNPPAWIRIRPDLATDEAELVRRLPETQYAALWGQTLARISFEGERTQPTSIFGADAGFTVVQGGELSEGRWFTRNEVSSGASVIVVQDAIARRLFGRVSPLDKTVLVGGRPFQVVGLYQPPENIFAPQGSETGAIIPYRALDAQFQFDKTNGLWIPVKPRPGVTVAAAQEAVTIALREHRKLRPSQRNSFDLVTQDQILEIFNQLTGVFFVVMIVLASVALLVGGIGVMAIMMVSVTDRTREIGIRKALGATRGDIAVQFLIEAATLTGIGGVIGIVIGLGAGELVTTLLGIDASPPLGLTLIAVGVSVGIGIVFGVIPAQRAARLDPIEALRYE from the coding sequence GTGAAGCTCCTCGGCGTCCTCGACCAGTACAAGGAGAACCTGCGCATCGCGATGGACACGCTGCGCGTCTCGAAGCTGCGCTCCGCGCTGACCATCCTCGGCGTGGTGATCGGCGTCGCGACAGTGATGACGATGGCCTCGCTGGTGGAGGGATTGCGGTCGCAGATCATCCGGACGGTGGAGATCGCGGGACCGACCACCTTCTACGTGCTCAAGGCGTACTCGAGCACGCCGGTGAACCCGCAGAACCCGCCGGCGTGGATCCGCATCCGGCCCGACCTGGCGACGGACGAGGCCGAACTCGTGCGCCGGCTCCCGGAGACGCAGTATGCGGCGCTCTGGGGCCAGACGCTGGCGCGCATCTCCTTCGAGGGGGAACGGACGCAGCCGACGTCCATCTTCGGCGCGGATGCGGGGTTCACCGTCGTGCAGGGGGGCGAGCTCAGCGAGGGCCGCTGGTTCACGCGCAACGAGGTGAGTTCGGGCGCGAGCGTGATCGTCGTGCAGGACGCCATCGCGCGACGCCTCTTCGGCCGCGTGAGCCCGCTCGACAAGACGGTGCTCGTCGGCGGCCGCCCCTTCCAGGTGGTGGGGCTCTACCAGCCGCCCGAGAACATCTTCGCGCCGCAGGGCTCGGAGACGGGGGCGATCATCCCCTACCGCGCGCTCGACGCGCAGTTCCAGTTCGACAAGACCAACGGCCTCTGGATCCCGGTGAAGCCGCGCCCGGGCGTCACCGTCGCCGCGGCGCAGGAGGCGGTGACGATCGCGCTCCGCGAACATCGCAAGCTCCGCCCCTCGCAGCGCAACAGCTTCGACCTCGTGACGCAGGACCAGATCCTCGAGATCTTCAACCAGCTCACCGGGGTCTTCTTCGTGGTGATGATCGTGCTCGCGTCGGTGGCGCTCCTCGTGGGCGGCATCGGCGTGATGGCGATCATGATGGTGTCGGTGACCGACCGCACGCGCGAGATCGGGATCCGCAAGGCGCTCGGCGCGACGCGAGGGGACATCGCGGTGCAGTTCCTCATCGAGGCGGCCACGCTCACCGGGATCGGCGGCGTGATCGGCATCGTGATCGGCCTCGGCGCCGGCGAGCTGGTGACGACGCTGCTGGGGATCGATGCGTCGCCGCCGCTGGGACTCACGCTCATCGCGGTCGGCGTGAGCGTGGGGATCGGGATCGTGTTCGGCGTGATCCCGGCGCAGCGGGCGGCGCGGCTCGATCCGATCGAGGCGTTGCGCTACGAGTGA